ACCCGATTCGCGGAGTCTTTGCCTACATAGCCGACGGACTGTTGCAACCCGGTGAGGAAGCCCCCGCCCACCAGCCGCAACTTCTTCCCGGACAAGTGAAACTCAAGAATATAAATGGAGACGATAAACTGAATGAGGAAGATATGGTCTTAATCGGACGCAATGACCCTAAATTCATTTTCGGTTTCAACAACAATTTTTCTTATAAGAATTTCGACCTTAATATATATATGTATGGACAGGTAGGAAAAATTGCCGGAGCAAACAGTTATTACGACGCCTGGGGTTCTTATGGAAACCGCATCAAACTGGGACAGAATGTACCCGTCTCTTTCAAGGATGCGTGGAGTTCGGACAACCAGACAAGTACACGCCCCAGCTTCATCGAGTCGGCTTATGGTACCGGTGATCTGTTTCTCCAGAAAATTTCATTCCTCCGTATCAGAAATATCACATTGGGATACACCGTGCCAATCAGTAAAAGTATCTGTAACCGACTACGAGTATATGCTGACGTCAACAATCCATGTGTATGGACCAACTGGAAAGGTCAAGATCCGGAAACGGACAGTAATACGAATGCATATCCCAACGTCACTAGTTTTAGCATCGGAGTAGATATTTCATTCTAAATAAACCTAAAAAGAATTGAACATGAAAAGAATTACAAAACTTATATATCTTGCTCTCGGAAGCTGCCTCATCGCAGGACTGAACGCTTCGTGCGAACTCGTCTCCGAGAACTATGGTGATATCAATACCAGTATCTTCCCAAAAACGGCAGAAGACGCTGACGCTATCACAACGTCCGCCGCATACGCCACCTTTAAAAATAGTGGCTACGGAGGTCTGTTCAATATAGCAACGGGCATACAAATCGTCAGCGACGAGGCAGGCGATTACGGAATGTGCAACTGGGGCTGGGACCACATCAACTATGCCAACTGGAACACCCTCAAGATATCCGGTTCCGGTAGCTGGCTGACCGTCGAGAGCTACGCTTATGTAAACGATATCAGTAAAATGACTTTGACTATCGACCGGTTGAACGGTATTGAAATGGACGATGCCCTCAAACAGCAATATATCGCTGAACTCCGTATGGGCAGGGGATGGCTGGCATACCTTCTCTACGATTTCTACGGACCAATCCCCATTGCCGACCTGGAAACACTCAAGAATCCTATGGCTGAGAAAATTCTCCCCCGACTCAGCGAGGAAGAAATGCAAACCTATATCGAGACTGAACTTACAGAAGCAAGCAAAGTACTGCCTGCCAACTACAAAAAGGGAGATAAGAACTATGGTCGTTTTACAGCCGGATTGGCACATACCGTTTTGCTAAAACTCTATATGCTTACCAAACAATGGGATAAGGCGGAAGCAGAGGGACGCGAACTGATGAAACCTGAATACGGTTTCGAACTTGTGCCCGAATACAAAGATATATTCACGCTGGCAAATGAGAAGAACCCTGAAATTATCTGGGCTTGCCAATGTGCCAAAGGATACCAGGAACATAAATGGCAACCTCATGTATTACCCAACGACTATAATTTCACTTCTTATCTGGATAAAATGACCAAATGGAACGGATATAAAATCTCATGGGATTTTATGCAGACCTTTGATCCGGCAGACAGACGTTTGCTGACGATTGCATACGAATATACCAGTAAAGACGGAGTGGTACATAATGAAAAGAATGACAGATCGGATCCTTCCGCTCAATTATATTTAGGAGCAGTTCCATTGAAATATGAATTTGATCCGGATTGTACGGGAGAAGATTCACAGATAGACTGGATTATCTACCGATATGCCGATGTACTCACTTTGACAGCAGAGGCTATTGTGCGCAACAAGAATGCCGTAACACAGGAAGCTGTTGATTTGCTTAATGAAGTGCGTACCCGTTCTCTTCCCGGAAAAGGATACAGTCTGCAAGATTTGAACAGTGTGGACAAATTTCTGAAAGCCGTATTGGACGAAAGAGGTTGGGAGTTATATTTCGAAGGAAATCGCCGACAGGATCTGATCCGCTATGGATTATTTGTGGAAGCTATCAAGAAGAAGGCTCAATCAATGGGTAAACAAACGCTTGTGGATGAAGACCGTTACCGCTTCCCTATTCCACAAGATATTATTGATGAAGGTAAGGGAATAATCAAACAGAACCCCGGTTATTAATCACTGAAAAGGAAAAAACATGAAAAAGTTAATTTATAGCATCATCGGACTACTAATGTTCGCCGGTTGCGAAGATGATTATAAGACCGACATCACAATTCCAATGTCGGGCATATATCTGAGTTCTCCCGCCGAAGGAGCAACTATGGACTTAAACGATGAAAGTAAAGATTCATACGAGTTTACTTGGGATAAGGCTTCGGAACAAGGTTCCGTACTGATATTCAGCACTACCAAGGACCTTGTGAAACAGGTTACCGTGGAAGCAGGGACAGGGACCAACTATTCCATAAGACCAGCCATCATCAATTTACTATTTTCTCATTTAGGAATCAAAGCCGGTAATGAAAAGACACTATACTGGACTGTTAAAGATCAAAACAATCTAACTGCTGCCGCATCCGAAGTAAGAACTTTACGCATCAAACGTATGGAAAGTAGTCTGACTAGTCCCGAAGATATGGCAAGTTGCCAATTACTGGCAAATGCTACACAAACTAAAATAAAATTTGAGTGGGATACGTCTATTGTAGGTAAAGACACTGAATGTAAGTTACTATTTTCGTTAGATCCGGAAATGAATAACTCGGTAGAATTACCTGTTACAGGACATGGCAGTATCAGCGCCACTCACGAAGAAGTAGAACAAACTATTGAAAAATTGGCAATCAAACGTTATCAAACTAATATACTGTATTGGAATGTACGAAGTAATACCGATCAAGAATTTGTTTCCCGTGCTGCCAATGTTCTATATATGAATGACATGATGCGCTTGGTTGACAAACGTGGAGATGAGACGATCACTTATCCCGTAGTCCGCGTGACATTCTCCGACGGAACTTCGCAAGTGTGGACAGCCCAAAATCTGAATACTACCAGATACCCGGATGGAACGGAAATCGAAGCCGAATATTACAGATATGCTCCCGAATCCCTTGGAGAAGACTGGATCAAAGCAATCGGTACCTATTACAGTTTTGTGATTCGCGACCGGATTATCCCGAAAGGCTGGAGAATACCGACCGAAGCCGAATGGAATTATTTATTCTCCGAAGCCGGGAAGAATGGCGGGTATAATGTTCTTAAAGACCCTGTGTATTACTACAAAGATCCTACCGGTCAGGAACATCTGAATGAATGGGGACTGAGCTTTACTTCAGCAGGTACATGGAACTTGGATAGGGACGCAATCGAACTGGCTCAGGAAAAATTCTACTTTATGGCCGCCGACTTGGGTGACCCCGCAACCTGGAACGATCCCTGGCGAGCTTTAATCCATGACAACAGCGAAACATTATGGGTATCCTGGGCTAAAGGAACCGTCATGCGCTATATCTATGCAGAATAACTAATAAAACATGAATCATTATGAAAAGATATTACTTTCAAATATTACTGGCGTGTTGTCTGACGCTATTTGCCGGATGTTCCGATTCCGATTCGGAATCCGGTCAGAACGGCATACCCAAAGGTTCAAAAGCTATCGACCTGCAACAAGACAGAAGTGGTCTGCTACGTAATCCATGCATGGGTTGGGGACTTTATGACGATGCTGTCGGCAATGTAGCCAACGCAGAAGAGTATTGGACTGCACAAGACGAAGCTGCACGCAACTATGCATCTTTCTTCTATATACGCTGGCGTTGGTCGGAAATGGAACCGGAGGAAGGAAAATATGCCTGGATCTATGACGAGAACTATAAAAAGCTGATTCAAGGAGCGCTCGACCGGGGGCTGAAGTTATGTTTCCGCATCTATGATAACGGGCAGGACAATATTCGTCAAGGTACTCCCGAATATGTCCGAACCGCAGGTGCCCGAGGATATGAAGTTAAAGGACGAGATGGCAAACTATGGACTCCTTATGCCGACGACCCTGTCTTTCAGCAGAAATATGAAAAGTTTGTCGCAGCATTCGCCGAAGAATATGATAATCCGGATATCGTAGATTTTATTGACGGACACTCTTTGGGCTGGTGGGGTGAAGGTTCACATATCGAATAC
The DNA window shown above is from Bacteroides faecium and carries:
- a CDS encoding RagB/SusD family nutrient uptake outer membrane protein: MKRITKLIYLALGSCLIAGLNASCELVSENYGDINTSIFPKTAEDADAITTSAAYATFKNSGYGGLFNIATGIQIVSDEAGDYGMCNWGWDHINYANWNTLKISGSGSWLTVESYAYVNDISKMTLTIDRLNGIEMDDALKQQYIAELRMGRGWLAYLLYDFYGPIPIADLETLKNPMAEKILPRLSEEEMQTYIETELTEASKVLPANYKKGDKNYGRFTAGLAHTVLLKLYMLTKQWDKAEAEGRELMKPEYGFELVPEYKDIFTLANEKNPEIIWACQCAKGYQEHKWQPHVLPNDYNFTSYLDKMTKWNGYKISWDFMQTFDPADRRLLTIAYEYTSKDGVVHNEKNDRSDPSAQLYLGAVPLKYEFDPDCTGEDSQIDWIIYRYADVLTLTAEAIVRNKNAVTQEAVDLLNEVRTRSLPGKGYSLQDLNSVDKFLKAVLDERGWELYFEGNRRQDLIRYGLFVEAIKKKAQSMGKQTLVDEDRYRFPIPQDIIDEGKGIIKQNPGY
- a CDS encoding SusE domain-containing protein codes for the protein MKKLIYSIIGLLMFAGCEDDYKTDITIPMSGIYLSSPAEGATMDLNDESKDSYEFTWDKASEQGSVLIFSTTKDLVKQVTVEAGTGTNYSIRPAIINLLFSHLGIKAGNEKTLYWTVKDQNNLTAAASEVRTLRIKRMESSLTSPEDMASCQLLANATQTKIKFEWDTSIVGKDTECKLLFSLDPEMNNSVELPVTGHGSISATHEEVEQTIEKLAIKRYQTNILYWNVRSNTDQEFVSRAANVLYMNDMMRLVDKRGDETITYPVVRVTFSDGTSQVWTAQNLNTTRYPDGTEIEAEYYRYAPESLGEDWIKAIGTYYSFVIRDRIIPKGWRIPTEAEWNYLFSEAGKNGGYNVLKDPVYYYKDPTGQEHLNEWGLSFTSAGTWNLDRDAIELAQEKFYFMAADLGDPATWNDPWRALIHDNSETLWVSWAKGTVMRYIYAE